The genomic segment gctcatgcctgtaatcccagcactttgggaggttgaggcgggcagattaccagacgtcaggagtttgagaccagcctggccaatatggtgacaccctgtctctactaaatgcaaaaattagctgggcatgggctcacgcctgtaatcccagcactttgggaggccgaggagggcagatcatgaggtcaggagatggagaccatcctggctaacacagtgaaaccatgtctctcctacaaatagaaaaaataagcgGGGCGTGGTGACACTCACCTGTAGTTACAgatacccgggaggctgaggcaggaaaatcacttgaacccggaagacagaggttgcagtgagctgagatcgcgccactgcactccatccttggcgacagagctagactccatctcagaaaaggaaaaaaaaaaaattagctgggtatgatggcatgtgcctatagtcccagctactcgagaggctgagacaggagaattccttgaacccgagaagcagagattgcagtgagccgtaatTTGGGCCGCTGCcttgcagcctgggaaacagagtgagactccatcaaaacaaaacaaagaatcacCTAGAATGCTTGTCAGAAATGTacattctgttttggtttttgttttttgagacgcagtctcactgtgtcgcccaggctggagtacattggcacaatctcggctcactgcaacctccgcctcccaggttcagcaattctcctgcctcagcctcccaagtagctgggactacaggcgctcgccaccatgcccggctaatttttgtcttttcagtagaggcatggttttaccgtgttggccaggctggtcttgaattcctgacctcaggcgatccaccagccatggcctcccaaagtgctgagattacaggtgtgagccactgcacccagccaggagtgGACATTCTTAGTGGGCTCCCCAGGTGACACTAAAGTTTGGGAACCACAGACAGTGGTGCGTGTGCTTCGGAGTCATGCTGCTTGGGTGCGGGTCCCATCCACTCTCTTAGCTGAGTAACCTTAGTGgttgctctgagcctcagttccttccCAGTTGAAGGAACTTCCCATGGTGAGCGGGAATGATGGTGCTGCCTGCCTTATGCAGCTGTGGCAGGAAAGTGCACAGGCGGCTCCTCACACATGACCAGTGTTCAGCACGTGTGAGCTGTTACCGTCACTGGTGACGGGCCTTTTACGGTTCGGATATCACCATCTCCACCATGAAGCTGCTCTGATTTGCCACAGCAGAGCATCCTTTGCCACCCTGAGTTCCAGGGAACTGTGTCTGCCCGTCTCTCGTGGCATATTGAAGCTGTCTCTTTGGCAAGCCCAGCCAAGGATGTGACACATCAGAGTTCGTAGTCAAGCCAGCCCAGGGGCTGAGCTTACACCTTTTGAAGGTCCCCGCCTGCACTCactgcctggccctgccctgccacGCCACAATCCCAGGCCACATCTGATTTGAGAGGGAGCTGGGCCTTTGCATATGCCCACAGAAGCCTTGGAGGGCTGTAGTCCTGGGGGCTGGGATGGTGGCCCTCCCCTAGGGTGACCGGGACCCCATGGTGACTCTGACTCCGTGTTGTTCTCCCACCCAGGCCTCCGCTCGCCACCCGGCTGTTGGCCCACAAGATCCAGTCCCCACAGGAGTGGGAGGCAATCCAGGCCCTAACAGTAAGAAGGGGAGAGGCTGCTATCCGTCCCCTGCCATGTGATGACAGCGAGGGAGGCCAAGACTGAGGTTCTTGGCATCCATAAGGCTCTTCAGAGCCCAAGGGAGCTGTGCTAAGATGGCCCAGGACGGAGGTCCAGACCTGCCCTAAGGGTCCCACCACAGCCAGCGGGCTGGCCTCCCACCCCAGCATCCATACATGTAGGCCTCTTGCTGAGGGAAGGCCCCTAGGGTCATCCTGGTCCGGGGCGGGGGGGGTCCTTGCCCCAGCTGCACATTGGCTGCGAGCAGGAAGCATGTTCAACACACTGAATCGGGGCCCTGCCCAGACCTGCCGAGGCCACCCTCCTGGAGTACCGCATCCAGGATCTGCATGTTTGTAGAGCTGAGAGGCGGTGCCTGGGCTCCGCCTGAGGCTTTGCATCTGTTCAAAGCAGAGGAGAAGGGTGTACTGTCTCTGGCCCCAGCATGGGCCACATACAAACTCACCATAGAGCAAAGCTGGTTTTAAGTAGTGGCAGAGAAACAGTTTCTGTTTTAATATGTAGGtatttagctgggtgcagtggctcatgcctgtaatttcagcactttgggagactgaggccggaggctcacttgaggcaaggagtccaaggctgcgtgagctgtgactgtgccgcTGCACCCCAGCCCAGACAGCAGCACGAGGCCTGTCTTCAAATCGCCATCATCATCGTTATTATTAGATGTTTTATTAGATGGAGtcttcgctctgtcacccagactggagtgcagtagcacgatcttggctcattgcaacctgcaacctccacctcttgggttcaagccattctcgtgcctcagcctcccaagtagctgggattacaggcgcctgcctccatgcccagctaatttttgtatttttagtagagacacagtttcaccatgttggccaggctggtctcgaactcctgacctcagatgatccacccgcctcagcctcccaaagtactgggattacaggcatgagccactgcacctggcctattatttatatatttgttttaacttttttttttccgaggATAATGAGTCCTGTGATTTCATAGATACAGCTTAGGGTAAGGCCAAGGTAGATGTTgtctatttatgttttcttttctttttttttttttgagacagagtctctctctgtcgcctaggctggattgcagtagtgtgatcttggctcactgcagcctccacctcctgggttcaagcaattctcctgcctcagcctcccaagtagctgggactacaggcgagcaccaccatgcctggctaatttttttttttttttttttgtatttttagtagagacggggtttcaccatgttagctaggatggtctcgatctcctgacctcatgatccactgcgattacaggtgggagccaccatgcctggcctatatgttttgttttgttttttaaaaaaaaggaaacacagtaagaaaataaagtgCAGCTGGTACTCAGATGCGGGGCCTAAGCTATAGAGGGGTCTAGAGCATTGCTACAGGTTGGGCATTGCTGTGCACTGTAGGGCCTGACCCTGTCCCCCAGGGAGTGAAGACCAGTCCCAGAGGCGTCTATGACTCAGAATCTTCCATCCTCACAGGCCATTCTCTGTCTTCTAAATGTCCACCATGGGCTTCTGGGCCCTGGCCAAAGTGTGGGAGGGAGGCCGCCACCTCTGATGCTTCCTGGGTGTCCCCTcccatcccccccccccccgcacaGGTGCTGGAAACCTGCATGAAGAGCTGCGGCAAGCGGTTCCACGATGAAGTGGGCAAGTTCCGCTTTCTCAATGAGCTCATCAAGGTCGTGTCTCCCAAGGTTGGTGCTCTCAGCCCAAGCTCAGACCTGCCTTGTTGGACgtggggagaggaaagaggacCTTGAGGGCGTGGAGTGATTGCCGCTTTCTATGAGCCTCCTGCTGGGGTGCCACCTCAGCCCCCGACTAGAACTCGGACCCAGCACAAACACAACTCCCTTCTCAACTCCCTCCCCTCATACCCATTTTGGCCAGCCTGGGGTCTCAGGGAGGAGTGTTTTCAGGCTGGCCAGGGGCAGGGCAGCTGTGGAACTGGCTGGTGCTTAGGGAAAAATGATTCCAGGGGATACATGCAGCTGACAGATGGCTGGATGTGTCAGTGATCCCTGGCCTGAGATCATTCGCTGTGGACCTGACCGCAGCACCCTACCAGGTCTCTGGCAGGTTTCCCTTTTCCCACCACACAAGAGCAGCCTCTTTGGGCCTTGGCATCCAAGGCCACAGACCCAAGTGGTAGAGCCTGCTGGCTCCAGATAGGCCATCCCCAGCTCTGGTCTTCAGCCCAGGGAGTCTTTCTATAGACCgtggacattttttatttttttttggagacagagtcttgctctgtcacccaggctggagtgcaatggcataatgtctgctcactgcaacctccgccttctgggatcaagcaattctcctgcctcagcctcctgagtagctgggattacaggcatgtaccaccacacctggctaattttttgtatttttggtagagacggggttttaccatgttggccaggctggtttcgagctcctgacctcaggtgatccgcccgcctcggcctcccagagtgctgggattaagtgcagcctcccaaaggcgtcagccacggcacccagccaacCGTGATTTCTTAAGCTCTTTGAGCGTCAGCCCCACCCCCTTAGCCCTTCCTTGCCCCACCCCCTTAGCCCTTCCTTGCCCAGACCCATCCTTTAACCAGAGCTACTGAATGACCCAGATGGCCTCCCATTCTCCTCCCAAGAGGGGACTCTGGTGTGAGAGCCACTTTTCCCAGCTCAGTTTGCTGCTAGGAGATGGGGAGTGAGCCCAGGGCCTCCCAGTCCCACACTTGTCCCTCCCTGGGCAGCCTGTAGCCCTCTGGCTCCTCCTTCTTGGGATGTCAAAGCTAAGTCCCTAGAGTTGACTGCAAGCAGGCCTGTCCCTCATGTCAGTTCTGCATCCTCGCCGGAGTGCCACCTAACAAGTGGGGAAACAGACACTGAAGGCTGACACAGCTAAGTGGCAAGGGTGGTAGGTGAACTCAATCTATCCCAGGCAGCTTGGGTGGGGTGGTGAGTACCCTATAGGCCAGAGGGCTTCCCAGGGAGTCCTGGGGAGGCAGTAAGGTGTGGACAGGgcttgaggctgaagtgagtggtgCTGTGTCCCTGAAGTATCTGGGCTCTCGGACATCAGAGAAGGTGAAGAACAAGATCTTGGAGCTCCTCTACAGCTGGACAGTGGGCCTGCCCGAGGAGGCGAAAATCGCAGAGGCTTACCAGATGCTAAAGAAGCAGGGTGAGTCAGGCACATAGAAGGTGGGGGTGACCGGGGCCTGCCCCCTCTCCCCCACCATGAGCTGGGGCTCCAACAGCTTCGGGGGCTTCTGAGCCAGCAAGGTCATGGGTCTGTCCTTTATCTCCTTTAACCAGAACATAGAGCTAGCGGGGCCTTCTGTGCTCTGCCTGAGGCTAGCTTAGGTGGAAAGAAGGTGGGTTCAAATCAAGCTTACCCTCAAAGAGTGGTTTCCAGGGAGTGGCCTCAAAATATATGTCCCCCAAACCATCTCCCCCAGGCAAGTTGATGCAGTCAGGAGCAGGCCCAGGCCACCCAGAGTCCAGAGCCAGCATGCTGGTGAAAGACTGACCTTCCTTTTCTGTCCTACCCTTGCCTGCCCCCATCCCATGTCACCTCCTACTCCTGGCCCGGGACATATTGACAGCCTTTCTGACACTCATCTCATCCAGGGATTGTGAAGTCTGACCCCAAGCTTCCAGATGACACCacttttccccttcctcctccacgGCCCAAGAATGTGATCTTTGAAGATGAGGAGAAATCCAAGGTAAGACTCCAGGGAGGCACAGATGGGGACTCTGAGCCCGGGTGCGGGTCCGAGGGTCCTGACCCTTGGCTGCCCTGGCCTCAGCCTTTGGAACAGTGGCACACACTGAGCCCAGGTACCATTGTGGGGGATGGGTGCTGTTTACTAGGTACTTAATATGTGCTGAGTATGTCCCATACAGCACCCCCACACACAGGAGTGCGTCTGGTGTCCCTGGAGTTGGTTTGAGGGCATTTCATAGGTTTATCAGGAGTTTACATATCTCTATGTATTTTGACCTTTTCAATAAgaattttagtgatttttttgttAAAGTTAATAAAACTTGTGGGTGAAAAATTAAACAGCATAGGAGGAGGTAAGATTAAAGTAAAGAGGTTAAAGTAAAaagctccccagccccagccccggatggccccagccccagccccagccccggccccagccccagccccagccccggccccggccccggatGGCCCCAGCCCCGgatggccccagccccagccccagccccggccccggatggccccagccccagccccagccccggccccggccccggccccggatggccccagccccagccccggatggccccagccccagccccggatggccccagccccagccccagccccagccccggccccggccccggccccggccccggatGGCCCCTACTGTTAAGGTTCTCGTTCTCAGAAAACTGTGGGGCTATGCGAGGTGCCACTTGTCGATGACCTATGTCTGCCTCATACTGTGGTGTGCCCATTATGTGCAGCGTCTCCGCTGGCCTATGGCCACCCTCCCAGGTGTCAGTAAATTCTCACCATTTCACAGAGGGCTTAAGGAACTTACTCAGGTCTCACAGGCAGGAAGTGGGGAGCCATAATGCGACTCTAGCCTTCTGACCCCTGGCCCACGTGCTGCTCTCACGGTCACACCCCTCTGTCTCTGCAGATGCTAGCCCGCCTGCTGAAGAGCTCCCACCCCGAAGACCTCCGTGCAGCCAATAAGCTCATCAAAGAGATGGTGCAGGAGGTAGCGACCGAGCCCACAGTACGGGGAGGAGGCAGGATGGGGGTGTTGAGCGGGGCCCCCGAGATGGGGCTGTGTGTGTCAGCACATGCAGGGAGCCCCAAAGTGACCCAGGGCTGTCACAGCAGAGAAGCTGACTGATGCTGGGGACCAGTGTGTGCAGGGAAGAACTCCTGGCAGCCTGGGTGACTTGCTCTGGatgggcctttgggaggctggctACCTCTTCCTCAAAAGTTAGAAATGAATTAGGCCTcagtatatgtttaaaaatatataaataacataattgtgtatatgtgtatgtatatgaggAGGTTTTTTTGAGACCCTGAGACAGGGACTTAGTCgcttgcccaggcaggagtatagtgacatgatcgtgcagcctcgacctctcaagcagtctttccacctcagcctcccaggcagctggcacTCAATATGTGAGCGATCACACCTATCTaattggttttggtttgtttgttttttctttttttgaggtggagttctgttcttgttgccaaggctggagtgcaatagtgcaatctcagctcactgcaacctctgcctcctggatttaagcaattctcctgcctcagcctcctgagtagctgggattacaggcatgtgccaccatgcccagctaattttgtagttttagtagagatgaggtttctccatgttggtcaggctggtcttgaactcccaacctcagcctcccagactgctgggattacaggtgtgagcttttgtgttttttgtggagaaggggttttgccatgttgctcaggctggtctgaaactcctgggctcaggcgatctgcctacctcatcctcccaaagtgctggaattgcaggcatgagccactgcctggccagatgtttaattttaaagtaaatatgcaTATGTTTTGTGGGTGCctgctgaaacttttttttttttttaattgagacagggtctcattctggagtgcagtggcatgatcgtggcttattgcaacctcgacctcctgggcttaagtgatcctcccccttcagcctcctgagtagctgggaccaaaggcacatGCTACaacgccctgctaattttattttttgtagagacggggtctccctttgttgcccaggctggtcttgaacccctgaacttAATGacccttccacctcggcctcccaaagtgctaaaaaaaaaagtttcaaagctggatgtggtagctcatgcctgtaatcccagcactttggaggccaaagtgggaggactgcatgAGGCCACCTTTTACTCTGCAAGGGAGGGGCACGCACAGTAAGTGGAGGAGCAGGGGAAAGTGGGGCTGCTCCTAAGAGCAGCCTTTAAAGGTACAGTCTCCCTCATCTGCCAGGCACCAATGGACACTGGAAGGGTCTTCATGCTCATTTCTAGGCTGCACCTAGTGACCACAGAGGTCCCCTTtcactataaaatacaaaaacctcCTTTGAAAGGGCAAACACAAGGAGGGCGAGTCACTGAGAACCACAGTGGAGGTCTAGGGCCCTGGGCCTTCAGAAGCACCTGGTGAGGGGGCTGGAAACCCAGGTTCCTGGGCCATCCCTGGAGATCCTGATGAGCCTGTGCAGACACCTGGGAAGTGGGGGCTTCTTGGGCCAGCATGCCCTTCCTGGGCATGAGGGGCTCCTTGGGCCAGCATGCCGTTCCTGGGCATGAGGGGCTCCTGGCAGGGCTTGCTGAAGCCCCACCAAGAGTCTCAACCCACAGTCAGCCAGCCATCACCTGGATCCCAGCACACACCCTCGAGTGGCGGGGGCAGTGCCTCGTCCAGGCCGAGCAGGGCACAGGTTCTCAGGGGCCCTTGGCTGATGTGTCCCCAGGACCAGAAGCGGATGGAGAAGATCTCGAAGCGGGTGAATGCCATTGAGGAGGTGAACAACAATGTGAAACTGCTCACAGAGATGGTGATGAGCCACAGCCAGGGCGGTGCAGCAGCCGGTAGCAGCGAGGACCTCATGAAGGTGCGCCCgccttccccactccctgcccacTCCACAGTCCACTTGGGCCCTGACCCGCCCGCCCTGTTGCCCTCAGGAACTGTACCAGCGCTGTGAGCGGATGCGGCCCACGCTCTTCCGACTGGCCAGCGACACAGAGGACAATGATGAGGCCTTAGGTGAGCCGGTGGCAGATGCTGCGGTCAGGTCCCCTACTCTCCCTCCACCTCCTACCCCCACCTACCCCAGGCCCTGCTGACTAGCTGCAGTTGGAAGGAGCTACCACCAGGGGGCCCTCTTCTCCAGCACCGACCTTGGGTTTCTCCATTCTGAGGATACAGAGCAGGGGCCGCCCGCTCTGAGGGGCATATGGACCAGCCCCCTTTATGGCATCTCATTTACTGCCAGCAGCTGCACAGGCGGCAGAACCGTCCCCTTTCACAACTGGGGCTAAGCAGAACAGTGGCAGAGTCAGGGAGACGGAGGGCCATCTGTCCCGGACCTTCCTCCCTGGTGAGGGAAAATGGAAGCTAAGAGTGCATCCCACAGCCTGGGCAGTTCCAGACCTGAGCCTGAAGGCTTATGCCAAGGCCACATACCAGGTTCTTTTCCTTGATCTCTGCCCACATGTCAGTCTGGGCCACTTGGGCCGCGGTCTGGGTACCCTCCACTCCCTTGTTAAGCAGGAGCTCCACCCACAAGGCTTGCTGCTCAGATTGCCCCACGCCCTGGCACCTAGAGAAGCAGTGTTGCCAAGGGCCTGAttggtaccaggcactgttctaggccctCAGGGATCTGGCAGTGATCAAAGTTGGCagaaggctgggagcagtggttcacacctgtaatcccagcactttggaaggcaggggtgggaggattgctttagaccaggagttcaagaccagcctgggcaacatagtgagactttgtctctgttacagatatatttatatttaaaaaaaaaaaaaaagttggcagaAACTTCCTCATGGTAGTTTAGTGCGAGGAGGCAGACGGTAACCAGGTCCATGATCACAGTTTGTCACGGTGGTAAGCAGCATGGAGGAAGATAAGCAGGGACGGGATGCGGTAGCACAGGAGGGGTTAGCACAGGCCTCCTGAGGTGACCCTTCTGTGAAGACCTGAAGGCAGTAAGGGATGACGCCAGGCAGAGAACAGAGCTGGAGCAGAGGCCTGGAGGCAGGAGCGAGCCCAGCGTATTCAGAGACAGCCAGGCAGTATGGCAGGGAGTGAATGAGGGGCGGGTGGGAGGTGAAACCAGGGAGGTAGCGGAAGATCAGAGTCTCAGCAGAGATGGCATGTTCCCCTGCCCCGTCCCTTCCCCTCACACACAGGCTGTGATGGATGGATGTGGGGTGCTCGTCTCCTGCCACCCAGAGGCCCCACAGTCCTTCAGCCTGGCCTCTCCCCTACTGCCTGTTCTAGCTGAGATCCTGCAGGCCAATGACAACCTCactcaagtgatcaacctgtATAAGCAGCTGGTACGGGGCGAGGAGGTCAATGGTGACGCCACAGCCGGCTCCATCCCTGGTGAGGACGTGGCAGAAGAGCTGGGAGGGGACCCATCAGGCTGGAGGGGCACAGAGAGTGCAGGGTGGTGTGCTGGTCTCCGAGCTGCTGGACTGACTGCCAGGGTGACCCTGGCCCCTTAAGATGGGGAAGGCCCCAGGGAAAGAGCTTGGGGTGAAGTCTGTGCCAGGCACGCAGCTGTGGGGAAGCAGTCTGGATGTGGGAGAGCGGGGGAGCCCAGGGTTTGGTGAGGACAGGCGGTAGAAGGGGTAGAAGGAAGGCTTTCTTTCACTCGACAAATCTGGCACCTGTTGTATAGTGCTGGGCAACAGCCCCGAGGCTGAAAGTGGGAGGGGTTAGGGCAGTACACATTACAGACCCAGTTCTCATAAGGATAAGATGGCAGCCTTGGGGGCCACAGAAGGAGTTAGAATTGGTTCTGTTTGGGAAAAGTGGGGATGGAGGCGCTGCACGCAAGCAGCCAAGTTTCAGCAGGGCCTAGGATGAAGGATGGGTAGCAATTTGCCCAGGAGAGCTCAGAAGGAAGTACATTCTGGACAGAAGTACCAGCATATGCCAAAGACAGGTCCTGTTGAGCAGCTTccaggcaggggctgggtggCCAAGGACGGGGAAGCAGGAGGCCAGCAGTAAAGCATGAGGGTTGGGTGTTGCTCCCCACAACGCTGTGGACTCCAAGAGACACATGTACACCCAGGACTTAACCAGCCTCTTCTTTCCCACCCCAGGGAGTACCTCGGCCCTGCTGGATCTCTCAGGTCTGGATCTCCCGCCTGCGGGCACCACTTACCCAGCCATGCCCACCCGCCCTGGCGAGCAGGCCAGCCCCGAGCAgcccagtgcctcagtttccctgcttGATGACGAGCTCATGTCTCTGGGTGAGGAAGGGGCCAGGCCTGGAGGAGGGTGGGCTCAGCAGCAAGTGGGGCATGATCCCAGGACCCACTAGCAGCTGGCGGAACACCAGCACCACGTACCGCAGGCTTGAATCCTGTGGGCCACGTGGATGGGCGTTAGGCCCATTTCACAATGGAGGCTCGCGGAAGGTAGGGAGCTTGTGCAAGGCCACACGGCCAGAGGGTGAGGCTGGCAGCCTCTAAGCCAGCATTCAGGCTCTGGCAGCCAGGGGGAAGCCTGAGGATTTCCCTGCAACAGGTGAGAGCTTACAGTTAGGAACTTCCTGGGCAAAAGTTCAGCAGTTTCTTTATCcaccaagaagagagagagggctcTGGGCTCCACAGCACCCAGAGGCTCCAGAGAAGCTGAAGCCCGGGCACAAGGGACACGGTGATCCAAGCTGGTCCAGGGGCAGGCCTGCTGTTACTCCTGGCAGGCTTAGGCTCCAGAGCCCAGCAGGGATCAGGCTCACCCCGGGGAAGAAGCAAAGTGGTTCCAGCTGACTTCAGGGCAGCAGCCCCCTCCGAGAGCTGAGCTGCAGAAGAGCCGCCTCCTCACAGCCGCTGAAGGGATGAAGAGCAGAGATGTTAGGCCCGATCGCCTGATCAACGGACTCCTCAGGGATGTATTGGAAGCCAAGATTCAGACTGTGGTCTCCTGAGCCAGTTCTGAAGCAAAAACCAGGCCTGAAGGCCTTGAAGAAGCAACAGGAGCCCAGGCCACCCTGGGCAGGGTCTGCCTGGGTTCCAGGAGGGCTTCCTTAGGTGCAGTGCCCACTGCTGCACTCTGTCCTGTTTTAGACGACCC from the Callithrix jacchus isolate 240 chromosome 1, calJac240_pri, whole genome shotgun sequence genome contains:
- the GGA1 gene encoding ADP-ribosylation factor-binding protein GGA1 isoform X1, with product MEPAMEPETLEARINRATNPLNKELDWASINGFCEQLNEDFEGPPLATRLLAHKIQSPQEWEAIQALTVLETCMKSCGKRFHDEVGKFRFLNELIKVVSPKYLGSRTSEKVKNKILELLYSWTVGLPEEAKIAEAYQMLKKQGIVKSDPKLPDDTTFPLPPPRPKNVIFEDEEKSKMLARLLKSSHPEDLRAANKLIKEMVQEDQKRMEKISKRVNAIEEVNNNVKLLTEMVMSHSQGGAAAGSSEDLMKELYQRCERMRPTLFRLASDTEDNDEALAEILQANDNLTQVINLYKQLVRGEEVNGDATAGSIPGSTSALLDLSGLDLPPAGTTYPAMPTRPGEQASPEQPSASVSLLDDELMSLGLSDPTPASGSSLDGTAWNSFQSSDATEPPAPALAQAPSMESRLPAQTSLLASSGLDDLDLLGKTLLQQSLPPESQQVRWEKQQPAPRLTLRDLQNKSASCSSPSSSATSLLHTVSPERPGPPQQPIPTELSLASITVPLESIKPSSILPVTVYDQHGFRVLFHFARDPLPGRSDVLVVVVSMLSTAPQPIRNIVFQSAVPKVMKVKLQPPSGTELPAFNPIVHPSAITQVLLLANPQKEKVRLRYKLTFTMGDQTYNEMGDVDQFPPPETWGSL
- the GGA1 gene encoding ADP-ribosylation factor-binding protein GGA1 isoform X3, whose translation is MKSCGKRFHDEVGKFRFLNELIKVVSPKYLGSRTSEKVKNKILELLYSWTVGLPEEAKIAEAYQMLKKQGIVKSDPKLPDDTTFPLPPPRPKNVIFEDEEKSKMLARLLKSSHPEDLRAANKLIKEMVQEDQKRMEKISKRVNAIEEVNNNVKLLTEMVMSHSQGGAAAGSSEDLMKELYQRCERMRPTLFRLASDTEDNDEALAEILQANDNLTQVINLYKQLVRGEEVNGDATAGSIPGSTSALLDLSGLDLPPAGTTYPAMPTRPGEQASPEQPSASVSLLDDELMSLGLSDPTPASGSSLDGTAWNSFQSSDATEPPAPALAQAPSMESRLPAQTSLLASSGLDDLDLLGKTLLQQSLPPESQQVRWEKQQPAPRLTLRDLQNKSASCSSPSSSATSLLHTVSPERPGPPQQPIPTELSLASITVPLESIKPSSILPVTVYDQHGFRVLFHFARDPLPGRSDVLVVVVSMLSTAPQPIRNIVFQSAVPKVMKVKLQPPSGTELPAFNPIVHPSAITQVLLLANPQKEKVRLRYKLTFTMGDQTYNEMGDVDQFPPPETWGSL